Proteins from a single region of Sandaracinaceae bacterium:
- a CDS encoding ABC transporter substrate-binding protein: protein MFPAPLEVAPEALVPTFSKLLGALGRALLMPLLVVALVGCPRHSGPDTTLPLVTTENRAAEEEVRAAREAADAGRAEEAVQRYESYLATYPDDALRPIAQLGLGRLRLAQGQNAEAMPLFEEVARHTDVAVAERGRFYMGVTRHLMGEHAAAIAILEPLRGRTVDPEETALLLRTLAASALATNDAERAIMTLDALVAEDVPEEDRREAETRLREILGGSLSPEIAARLYERLPHRGVAWPILARAGMRAAFEGGDLARVRTLARALTEAGETLESDLATMAMRAERTGTADPRVIGALLPLSGRGQEAGQAALRGMALAAGSPPTGPLNANDFQIIHRDIGDDPATAVAAVDELVTLHRVIAIVGPIGSEAAALAAARAEALGVPMITLSPTGDLETRGRNIFRIMPSAREEVRELLRSAISGTTRRVAVVHAGHGYGRAIRDAVTAEVAALGGELVGASEYAPGTTAFGDVVRLTASQRPDIVVLGDGSSAVALLAPALAAVGLISVGPGQAAPSGRRAISLLLPSLAFDATLTRTSGRYLQGARAARPFDPSGPLPPAAEQFRDAFVTRYGQPPTTLAAYAFDAISMVQSRVEAGSTTRETMAAALAGFRDPRTAGSSNGFSSARTPQSPTQVLRLEGTSWVAANP from the coding sequence GTGTTTCCCGCCCCGCTAGAGGTCGCGCCAGAGGCGCTCGTGCCCACGTTCAGCAAGCTGCTCGGCGCGCTCGGCCGCGCGCTGCTGATGCCGCTGCTGGTGGTGGCGCTGGTGGGCTGCCCACGGCACAGCGGGCCGGACACCACGCTGCCCCTGGTCACCACGGAGAACCGGGCCGCGGAAGAAGAGGTGCGCGCCGCGCGTGAAGCCGCCGACGCGGGCCGCGCCGAGGAGGCTGTGCAGCGCTACGAGTCGTACCTGGCCACGTACCCGGACGACGCGCTCCGGCCCATCGCGCAGCTGGGGCTCGGCCGCCTGCGGCTCGCGCAGGGCCAGAACGCCGAGGCCATGCCCCTCTTCGAAGAAGTGGCGCGGCACACCGACGTCGCCGTCGCAGAGCGAGGCCGCTTCTACATGGGAGTCACGCGTCACTTGATGGGCGAGCACGCGGCCGCCATCGCCATCCTGGAGCCGCTGCGTGGGCGCACCGTGGACCCCGAAGAGACGGCGCTCCTGCTGCGCACGCTGGCCGCCTCCGCGCTGGCCACCAACGACGCCGAGCGCGCCATCATGACGCTCGACGCGCTCGTGGCGGAGGACGTGCCGGAGGAAGACAGGCGCGAGGCCGAGACGCGGCTGCGGGAGATCCTGGGGGGGTCGCTGAGCCCCGAGATCGCCGCACGGCTGTACGAGCGGCTGCCGCACCGCGGCGTGGCCTGGCCCATCCTGGCGCGCGCGGGCATGCGGGCCGCCTTCGAAGGTGGCGACCTGGCGCGGGTCCGCACGCTGGCGCGTGCCCTCACGGAGGCGGGGGAGACGCTGGAGTCCGATCTAGCCACCATGGCCATGCGCGCGGAGCGCACGGGCACGGCCGATCCGCGCGTCATCGGTGCGCTCCTGCCGCTCAGTGGTCGCGGCCAAGAAGCGGGTCAGGCGGCGCTGCGCGGGATGGCGCTGGCGGCGGGCTCCCCGCCGACGGGGCCGCTCAACGCCAACGACTTCCAGATCATCCACCGCGACATTGGGGACGACCCCGCCACGGCGGTCGCTGCCGTCGACGAGCTGGTCACGCTGCACCGCGTGATCGCCATCGTGGGACCGATTGGCTCCGAGGCCGCCGCGCTGGCTGCCGCGCGCGCCGAGGCGTTGGGGGTGCCCATGATCACGTTGAGCCCCACGGGCGACCTCGAGACCCGCGGCCGCAACATCTTCCGCATCATGCCGTCGGCACGCGAGGAGGTGCGCGAGCTGCTGCGCAGCGCCATCTCCGGAACGACGCGACGCGTGGCCGTGGTGCACGCGGGGCACGGGTACGGGCGCGCCATCCGTGACGCCGTGACAGCCGAGGTCGCAGCGCTCGGCGGCGAGCTGGTGGGTGCCAGTGAGTACGCGCCGGGCACCACCGCATTCGGGGACGTGGTGCGCCTGACCGCCAGCCAGCGGCCCGACATCGTGGTCCTGGGCGACGGGTCCAGCGCGGTCGCGCTGCTGGCACCTGCCCTGGCGGCGGTGGGGCTGATCAGCGTGGGCCCGGGCCAAGCGGCGCCGAGCGGGAGGCGCGCCATCTCGCTGTTGCTGCCGAGTCTGGCCTTCGACGCCACCCTGACCCGCACCAGCGGGCGCTACCTGCAGGGCGCCCGCGCCGCGCGGCCGTTCGACCCGAGCGGGCCGCTGCCGCCCGCCGCGGAGCAGTTCCGCGACGCGTTCGTGACGCGCTACGGGCAGCCGCCCACCACGCTGGCAGCCTACGCCTTCGACGCCATCTCCATGGTGCAGTCGCGCGTGGAGGCCGGGAGCACCACACGCGAGACCATGGCCGCCGCGCTCGCGGGCTTCCGCGATCCGCGCACGGCAGGCTCGTCCAACGGCTTCAGCAGCGCACGCACACCGCAGAGCCCCACGCAGGTGCTGAGGCTCGAAGGCACCAGCTGGGTGGCCGCCAACCCCTGA
- the rpiB gene encoding ribose 5-phosphate isomerase B has translation MFGSDHAGLALKRVLQKRAEELGYTVTDVGTHDEASTDYPDWAHRVAAQVVAGQGWGVLVCGTGIGMSISANRHKGVRAALCGDVFSAKMTRAHNDANVLCLGARVVGEGLALEIFEAFLAAPFEGGRHQRRIDKIEPNAS, from the coding sequence GTGTTCGGCAGCGACCACGCCGGCCTCGCCCTCAAGCGCGTCCTCCAGAAACGCGCGGAGGAGCTGGGGTACACCGTGACCGACGTGGGGACACACGACGAGGCTTCCACGGATTATCCGGACTGGGCCCACCGAGTGGCGGCGCAGGTGGTGGCCGGGCAGGGCTGGGGCGTGCTGGTCTGCGGCACCGGCATCGGCATGAGCATCAGCGCCAACCGTCACAAGGGCGTCCGCGCGGCGCTCTGCGGCGACGTGTTCAGCGCCAAGATGACCCGCGCCCACAACGACGCCAACGTGCTGTGCTTGGGCGCCCGCGTGGTGGGCGAGGGGCTGGCCCTCGAGATCTTCGAGGCGTTTCTAGCGGCCCCGTTCGAGGGCGGGCGTCACCAGCGACGCATCGACAAGATCGAGCCGAATGCTTCGTGA
- a CDS encoding signal peptidase II, with protein sequence MRQVGSVNPPPRSPRSFKLLAICLAVAALLTVMDLGSKSWALETLSAESFVPAGEVCEPDEDGYIRNQRRRRAPVVLIDGVLEFSYAENCGAAFGFLRDFPFRRLIFFPAALFAVVLLPVLMMRGQGGRLFVYSVPFIIAGALGSLQGRVMRRVGVDFIRFYVRDGWAFLSPGWEYPTFNVADIHITVGVVLILLDGFAEGRRERARLLEAGSVVTPAAAAEESDETNADSEEDAQQLPASSPSEG encoded by the coding sequence ATGAGGCAAGTCGGCAGCGTGAATCCGCCGCCGCGCAGTCCCCGTTCGTTCAAGCTCCTGGCCATCTGTCTCGCGGTGGCTGCGCTGCTCACCGTCATGGACCTCGGCTCGAAGAGCTGGGCACTCGAGACACTCTCGGCAGAGAGCTTCGTCCCGGCGGGGGAGGTCTGCGAGCCGGACGAAGACGGGTACATCCGCAACCAGCGTCGTCGTCGCGCGCCGGTAGTCCTCATCGATGGTGTGCTCGAGTTCAGCTACGCGGAGAACTGCGGCGCCGCGTTCGGCTTCCTGCGCGACTTCCCGTTCCGCCGCCTCATCTTCTTCCCTGCGGCGCTCTTCGCGGTGGTGCTGCTCCCGGTGTTGATGATGCGCGGGCAGGGCGGGCGGCTGTTCGTCTACAGCGTGCCCTTCATCATCGCGGGCGCGCTCGGCAGCCTGCAGGGACGGGTGATGCGTCGCGTCGGGGTGGACTTCATCCGCTTCTACGTGCGCGATGGCTGGGCGTTCCTGAGCCCGGGCTGGGAGTACCCGACCTTCAACGTGGCCGACATCCACATCACCGTGGGCGTCGTGCTCATCCTGCTGGACGGCTTCGCCGAGGGCCGCCGCGAGCGCGCTCGGCTGCTGGAAGCCGGCAGCGTGGTCACGCCAGCCGCGGCTGCGGAGGAGTCGGACGAGACCAACGCCGACTCCGAGGAAGACGCCCAGCAGCTCCCGGCCAGCTCGCCCAGCGAAGGCTGA
- a CDS encoding serine/threonine protein kinase — translation MSRQCPTCAEVFDDESFFCGHDGTITIQVQPENDKDPRLGSQLGDYIVVARVADGGMGRVYEGRHPQTRQRMAIKVLHPEIAADNVAVERFKREYETAAELRHPHVVSVHEFGSTPEGSYFMTMEYLYGEELGAAIRRDGAQPMPRVVQTLCQTALALDHAHSFGVVHRDLKPDNIFLCKRDAGDDVRVLDFGSVKLQMETGPKLTAFGTTLGSPYYMSPEQAMGKSDVDQRTDVFAIAAMLHEMLTGKVAFDGENVAAILMKIIKGEPTPASMLNPDVPAAVDAVIEKGVAKDKAQRYGSVSALADATLAALGLHGNTKEWADKSVAEIEHALANAEPPPPPAYGAPVDDPLGHSVMSMNPRESQVDALPQSSALKWVALGVGAFVLLSVVAAGAWFALG, via the coding sequence GTGAGCCGACAGTGCCCTACCTGCGCAGAGGTCTTCGACGACGAGAGCTTCTTCTGCGGACACGATGGGACGATCACCATCCAGGTCCAGCCGGAGAACGACAAGGACCCGCGCCTCGGCTCCCAGCTCGGTGACTACATCGTGGTCGCCCGTGTCGCCGACGGCGGGATGGGCCGCGTGTACGAGGGGCGCCACCCCCAGACGCGGCAGCGCATGGCCATCAAAGTCCTGCACCCCGAGATCGCGGCCGACAACGTGGCGGTCGAGCGCTTCAAACGCGAGTACGAGACGGCGGCCGAGCTGCGGCACCCGCACGTGGTCAGCGTGCACGAGTTCGGCTCCACGCCCGAGGGCTCGTACTTCATGACCATGGAGTACCTATACGGCGAAGAGCTCGGCGCAGCGATTCGGCGCGACGGCGCGCAGCCGATGCCACGCGTGGTGCAGACCCTCTGCCAGACGGCGCTGGCGCTCGATCACGCGCACTCGTTCGGCGTGGTGCACCGTGACCTCAAGCCGGACAACATCTTTCTGTGCAAGCGAGACGCGGGCGATGACGTGCGCGTGCTCGACTTCGGCTCCGTGAAGCTCCAGATGGAGACGGGGCCCAAGCTCACGGCGTTCGGCACCACGCTCGGCTCGCCCTACTACATGTCGCCCGAGCAAGCGATGGGGAAGTCGGACGTCGACCAGCGCACGGACGTGTTCGCCATCGCCGCCATGCTGCACGAGATGCTCACCGGCAAAGTGGCCTTCGACGGCGAGAACGTGGCGGCCATCTTGATGAAGATCATCAAGGGCGAGCCCACGCCTGCCAGCATGCTCAACCCGGACGTCCCCGCCGCAGTGGACGCCGTCATCGAGAAGGGTGTCGCCAAAGACAAGGCGCAGCGTTACGGAAGCGTCTCGGCGCTCGCGGACGCCACGCTCGCGGCGCTGGGCCTGCACGGGAACACCAAGGAGTGGGCCGACAAGAGCGTGGCCGAGATCGAGCACGCGCTGGCCAACGCAGAGCCCCCGCCACCGCCCGCGTACGGTGCCCCCGTGGACGACCCGCTCGGGCACTCCGTGATGTCGATGAACCCGCGCGAGAGCCAGGTGGATGCGTTGCCGCAGTCTTCCGCGCTCAAGTGGGTGGCGCTGGGGGTCGGTGCCTTCGTGCTGCTGTCCGTAGTGGCCGCCGGCGCCTGGTTCGCGCTCGGCTAG
- a CDS encoding peptidylprolyl isomerase: MRRKFVRVFAWRPQGALLVVLAMGCGNGNDAPAPVPRPVSEAAVGDQAVVARVGEDVIRVAQVEQYVATHGVSPREALRALEDDALLLQEARRQGWQTADVGAQQRAEEQLFAQRVLLDIEREHPLDGPTEAEVDTYLREHLAEIVREEQRDCVQVLVQVPPGATEEQERLAQAYVERTLERMRAEGVSAVWSSQPPEYQGLRVLSQYLPPASPSTDMPDEFRRALFGLTAPGAAAEPVHTANGWHAVAVTDIHAPIAPDSPRAREVARERLVTVRRREAMTALIRTLSQRYPVSVEREHLEAILPALGEPSGPAT, encoded by the coding sequence GTGCGCCGCAAGTTCGTCAGGGTGTTCGCCTGGCGCCCGCAGGGAGCCCTGCTGGTTGTGCTCGCGATGGGCTGCGGCAACGGCAACGACGCGCCCGCACCCGTTCCCCGGCCCGTGAGCGAGGCAGCGGTCGGCGACCAGGCCGTGGTGGCGCGGGTAGGTGAAGACGTCATCCGCGTCGCTCAGGTGGAGCAGTACGTGGCCACACACGGGGTGAGTCCGCGTGAGGCGCTCCGCGCCCTCGAAGACGACGCGCTCCTGCTGCAGGAGGCCCGCCGGCAGGGGTGGCAGACGGCCGACGTGGGCGCCCAGCAGCGCGCCGAGGAGCAGCTGTTCGCGCAGCGTGTGCTCCTGGACATCGAGCGCGAGCACCCGCTCGATGGGCCGACCGAAGCCGAGGTCGACACCTACCTGCGCGAGCACTTGGCGGAGATCGTCCGCGAGGAGCAGCGGGACTGCGTGCAGGTGCTGGTGCAGGTGCCGCCCGGCGCCACCGAGGAGCAAGAACGCCTCGCCCAGGCGTACGTGGAGCGGACGCTCGAGCGTATGCGGGCCGAAGGTGTCTCCGCCGTGTGGTCCAGTCAGCCGCCCGAATATCAGGGGCTCCGGGTACTGTCGCAATACCTGCCCCCCGCCAGCCCCAGCACGGACATGCCCGACGAATTCCGACGTGCGCTGTTCGGGCTCACCGCCCCGGGGGCAGCAGCAGAGCCCGTGCACACCGCCAACGGGTGGCATGCCGTGGCCGTCACGGACATCCACGCGCCCATCGCCCCCGATTCGCCGAGAGCGCGTGAGGTAGCCCGCGAGCGGCTGGTCACCGTGCGTCGACGCGAGGCCATGACTGCGCTCATCCGAACGCTGAGCCAACGCTACCCCGTGAGCGTCGAGCGCGAGCACCTCGAGGCCATCTTGCCGGCCCTCGGAGAGCCGTCGGGGCCCGCCACGTGA
- a CDS encoding (Fe-S)-binding protein, protein MTHSLPLVAAHEREHTFCSFCPKLCRVACPVSTAQASETTTPWGKMTTLHHLAKGQLPLDEDHAASLYACTGCQRCKSYCDHDTEVADALNAGRAEAVRARVAPAAAYAVIEAHQARQERAKSAAEAIFGDKLTRTDAPIVFFPGCTACVRRPEDALAGEEAVRKLTGLGTRVEAAGCCGLPLLEAGDRDGFLSAATRTLARLEGAQEVVFEDPGCLYALSVSAKRMGLHSDVRMTHLTQLADRHLARIEPIADLPDGPVRYHDPCKLGRGLGVYEEPRRVLRKVLGRQLSEFHHSGERAECSGGGGQLPRTDRATSDAIAKERLRTHAREGGGLLVSACAGSAQRFEAQPDAPQVASFASLLVRAIRD, encoded by the coding sequence ATGACGCACTCCCTGCCCTTGGTCGCCGCGCACGAGCGGGAGCACACGTTCTGCAGCTTCTGCCCCAAGCTCTGCCGTGTGGCCTGCCCGGTCAGCACGGCGCAGGCCAGCGAGACCACCACACCGTGGGGCAAGATGACCACGCTGCACCACCTCGCGAAGGGGCAGCTCCCGCTCGACGAGGACCACGCGGCGTCGCTGTATGCGTGCACGGGTTGCCAGCGCTGTAAGTCCTACTGCGACCACGACACCGAGGTGGCCGATGCGCTCAACGCCGGGCGGGCCGAGGCCGTACGTGCGCGTGTGGCTCCCGCGGCTGCCTATGCCGTCATCGAGGCACACCAGGCCAGGCAAGAGCGGGCCAAGAGCGCTGCTGAGGCCATCTTCGGCGACAAGCTCACTCGAACCGACGCGCCCATCGTGTTCTTCCCGGGCTGCACCGCCTGCGTGAGGCGCCCCGAAGATGCGCTCGCCGGCGAGGAGGCCGTGCGCAAGTTGACCGGCCTCGGGACGCGCGTGGAGGCAGCGGGCTGCTGTGGCCTGCCGCTGCTCGAGGCCGGCGACCGCGATGGCTTCCTCTCGGCAGCCACCCGCACGCTCGCGCGCCTCGAGGGCGCTCAGGAGGTCGTCTTCGAGGACCCCGGCTGCCTGTACGCGCTCTCGGTCAGCGCCAAGCGCATGGGGCTGCACAGCGACGTGCGCATGACGCACCTGACGCAGCTCGCCGACCGTCACCTGGCGCGCATCGAGCCCATCGCCGATTTGCCCGATGGTCCCGTGCGCTACCACGACCCGTGCAAGCTGGGGCGCGGGCTCGGCGTCTACGAGGAGCCCCGGCGGGTGCTGCGCAAGGTGCTCGGGCGGCAGCTCAGCGAGTTCCACCACTCCGGCGAGCGTGCCGAGTGCAGCGGCGGCGGCGGGCAGCTGCCACGCACCGACCGAGCCACCTCGGACGCCATCGCCAAGGAGCGCCTGCGCACCCACGCGCGCGAGGGCGGCGGGCTGCTGGTCAGCGCTTGTGCCGGCTCCGCGCAGCGCTTCGAAGCGCAGCCGGACGCGCCGCAGGTGGCGTCGTTCGCGAGCCTGCTGGTGCGCGCCATCCGCGATTGA
- a CDS encoding PQQ-binding-like beta-propeller repeat protein, with amino-acid sequence MNSSAALLAALALTSAGCAQSIHYDTFGIAAPDNQPARIEAALARLAAAPPARDHAVAYGVGGSPSELFVVDLETGNQLWSQAADPRSWPHLAGDVIVSHEGERIIGRDVRTGAQRFSFSDGGMWLVGAAGEGHLGAFTLSSSPGAGAHSQLVIVRGAEIAHRMSATHAMGSPEVAGGMVLVPWGSQYLSFLDPTTTEEVARVRVRGTVLGHAFAKGGHVYVGQRDLFRLTPTIASGTAAEAAHYAPPRVDLPGRPGFMLDPYQAPPTTGSAVHRVRLAFRPSGTGEDVRLTDDTLYALFHRVVFALDAATGAVRWAYESPQDLAGAEPVPGGLLLADVSGGITTLDAHDGAVRRQLEGHHAATLVRFHALRLDLSDAGAANVPVAEQLAAIVTDADTRMAPASVFALRALASLPGDGPTTSLLAICESTTATRSVREEACAALSDRSEGRSAIVAALGQHGDFVSGTAVPAVGPLAQAAAGMEATEAVPLLLRHLADPATPDDALQSIVQALGTLGTPEVVPPLLAFLRLYHADAAAQGMSLALEAAMNAACELDPTATMPVLEEVAHDEQSGTSLRLRAQHLLERHAALAASERRARDIEEAEARAVAAAEVEANLSASAIRASAPQSPPTLTHLTPAVVQEALAPALPAIRACMAQAEPAVDSIRLVLVVNPTGEWSAVGTTPASLQTCVGPLVRAQPMPAVTSSLRQRVTFMITR; translated from the coding sequence ATGAATTCCTCTGCTGCTCTCCTCGCGGCCCTCGCGCTGACCAGCGCCGGCTGCGCTCAGTCCATCCACTACGACACATTCGGCATCGCCGCGCCGGACAACCAACCCGCCCGCATCGAAGCGGCGCTCGCGCGGTTGGCTGCAGCACCGCCTGCCCGGGATCACGCGGTGGCCTACGGGGTGGGCGGCAGCCCCAGTGAGCTCTTCGTGGTGGACCTCGAGACGGGCAACCAGCTGTGGAGTCAGGCCGCGGACCCGCGCTCGTGGCCGCACCTCGCCGGCGACGTCATCGTCTCGCACGAGGGCGAGCGCATCATCGGGCGTGACGTGCGCACCGGCGCCCAGCGCTTCTCCTTCTCGGACGGAGGCATGTGGCTGGTGGGTGCCGCGGGCGAGGGCCACTTGGGCGCGTTCACGCTCTCCAGCAGCCCGGGTGCCGGAGCCCACTCGCAGCTCGTCATCGTGCGGGGCGCCGAGATCGCCCACCGCATGTCGGCCACCCACGCCATGGGCAGCCCCGAGGTGGCGGGCGGGATGGTGTTGGTCCCGTGGGGCAGCCAGTACCTCTCGTTCCTGGATCCCACCACCACCGAGGAGGTGGCGCGCGTGCGCGTGCGCGGGACCGTCTTGGGGCATGCCTTCGCGAAGGGTGGCCACGTCTACGTGGGCCAGCGCGACCTGTTCCGCTTGACCCCCACCATCGCCAGCGGCACTGCCGCCGAGGCCGCGCACTATGCCCCGCCGCGCGTGGACCTGCCGGGCCGTCCCGGCTTCATGCTCGACCCGTATCAAGCGCCACCCACCACCGGCTCTGCCGTGCACCGCGTGCGGCTGGCTTTCCGGCCTTCGGGCACGGGCGAAGACGTGCGCCTGACCGACGACACACTCTACGCCCTGTTCCACCGCGTGGTGTTCGCGCTGGACGCGGCCACGGGCGCGGTGCGCTGGGCCTACGAGAGCCCGCAGGATCTGGCCGGCGCCGAGCCCGTGCCGGGTGGCCTTCTGCTCGCGGACGTCAGCGGCGGCATCACAACGCTGGACGCGCACGACGGCGCGGTGCGGCGCCAGCTGGAGGGCCACCACGCGGCCACCCTCGTGCGCTTCCACGCGCTGCGCCTGGACCTCAGCGACGCGGGCGCGGCCAATGTGCCCGTCGCGGAGCAGCTCGCCGCCATCGTCACCGACGCCGACACTCGCATGGCCCCGGCCAGCGTCTTTGCGCTGCGGGCCCTCGCGTCGCTCCCGGGCGACGGCCCCACCACCAGCCTGCTGGCCATCTGCGAGAGCACCACGGCCACACGCAGCGTCCGCGAAGAGGCGTGCGCCGCGCTGAGCGATCGCAGTGAGGGCCGCTCTGCCATCGTGGCCGCCCTCGGCCAGCACGGCGACTTCGTGAGCGGCACAGCGGTCCCCGCCGTGGGGCCCCTGGCCCAGGCCGCGGCGGGCATGGAGGCCACCGAGGCCGTCCCCTTGCTGCTGCGGCACCTCGCCGACCCCGCCACGCCGGACGACGCGCTGCAGAGCATCGTGCAGGCGCTGGGCACGCTCGGCACGCCCGAAGTGGTGCCGCCGCTGCTCGCGTTCCTGCGCCTCTATCACGCCGACGCGGCCGCCCAGGGCATGAGCCTGGCCCTCGAGGCCGCCATGAACGCGGCGTGCGAGCTGGACCCGACCGCTACCATGCCCGTGCTGGAGGAGGTGGCGCACGACGAGCAGAGCGGCACCAGCCTGCGCCTGCGGGCCCAGCACTTGCTCGAGCGTCACGCCGCGCTCGCCGCCTCGGAGCGCCGTGCACGCGACATCGAAGAGGCCGAGGCCCGCGCCGTCGCGGCCGCCGAAGTGGAAGCCAACCTCAGCGCGAGTGCTATCCGGGCCTCGGCACCGCAGAGCCCGCCGACGCTGACTCACCTCACACCCGCGGTCGTGCAGGAGGCACTGGCGCCTGCCCTGCCCGCCATCCGCGCGTGCATGGCGCAGGCCGAGCCCGCGGTGGACAGCATTCGACTCGTGCTGGTGGTCAACCCAACGGGCGAGTGGTCGGCCGTGGGCACCACGCCCGCCTCACTGCAGACCTGCGTGGGGCCGCTCGTGCGCGCCCAGCCCATGCCCGCCGTCACGTCCTCGCTGCGTCAGCGCGTCACGTTCATGATCACGCGCTGA
- a CDS encoding prolipoprotein diacylglyceryl transferase, with protein MYPTLFTVFDYPVPAYFTLLMVGFAAATFLGARVAKRNGHDADTFIDLGLFSLIMGVLGARVLHVLADGYFLQYVNMCVDPGAVAWPMPEAECLAIEGWRWNAELGGCAPLERDCFAWAKFWQGGLAYYGGLLAASAFGIWFLKHDKFPVLKGVDIAGMVIPVGLFFGRMGCFLGGCCFGIESSSAFAVVFPPGSSASREQHEHGLLESVNLPSLPVVPAQLFEAIGCLGIAAFCMLWLRPRKRFDGQVMLVFLMLYAALRFTLEFFRADDRGDFGWFTTSQWIGVGIVAFCAAMWPRLRARAVRLMSAPEADLAREADSVS; from the coding sequence ATGTACCCCACGCTCTTCACGGTCTTCGACTACCCCGTTCCCGCCTACTTCACCCTGCTGATGGTGGGCTTCGCGGCGGCCACCTTCCTGGGTGCGCGCGTGGCGAAGCGCAACGGGCACGACGCCGACACCTTCATCGACCTGGGGCTCTTCTCGCTCATCATGGGCGTGCTCGGCGCGCGTGTGCTCCACGTGCTGGCGGACGGCTACTTCCTCCAGTACGTGAACATGTGCGTGGATCCGGGAGCTGTCGCCTGGCCCATGCCCGAAGCCGAGTGCCTGGCGATCGAGGGCTGGCGCTGGAATGCGGAGTTGGGCGGCTGCGCGCCCCTCGAGCGGGACTGCTTCGCCTGGGCCAAATTCTGGCAAGGGGGCCTCGCCTACTACGGCGGTCTCCTCGCGGCGAGCGCCTTCGGCATCTGGTTCCTCAAGCACGACAAGTTCCCCGTGCTCAAGGGCGTGGACATCGCCGGCATGGTCATCCCCGTGGGGCTGTTCTTCGGCCGCATGGGCTGCTTCTTGGGCGGCTGCTGCTTCGGCATCGAGAGCAGCAGCGCCTTCGCGGTGGTGTTCCCGCCGGGGTCCTCGGCTTCGCGCGAGCAGCACGAGCACGGCCTGCTCGAGTCCGTGAACCTGCCCTCGCTGCCGGTGGTCCCCGCCCAGCTGTTCGAGGCCATCGGGTGCCTGGGCATCGCGGCCTTCTGCATGCTCTGGCTGCGCCCGCGCAAGCGCTTCGACGGCCAGGTCATGCTGGTCTTCCTCATGCTCTACGCAGCGCTGCGCTTCACGCTCGAGTTCTTCCGAGCCGACGACCGCGGCGACTTCGGCTGGTTCACCACGTCGCAGTGGATCGGCGTGGGCATCGTGGCGTTCTGCGCGGCGATGTGGCCCCGGCTACGCGCCCGCGCGGTGCGGCTGATGAGCGCCCCAGAGGCGGACCTGGCGAGAGAAGCCGACTCCGTTTCGTGA
- a CDS encoding HEAT repeat domain-containing protein, protein MAQPTEAQAQRVRHRARPRPASAAAPAVVTDATRQKLAGSDPAALEEALMELVQVGSADAVEAIANRIRRGLPRALVVPFVETLGVLHHASAGPVLIEVGVAHRHPDVRVAAIRALQACRPAGAADAVRGRLGDPAPMVRAAAAVALGALRDRDAVDPLFRALDRQLYEAAPALASIVQDTEIPRLTGYLGRLPFDVMSPALTEILAREDVSERRKLDLIAQLQELGTSEVKYFLEQLADSIPATGRDARVRQAALDASLRIVD, encoded by the coding sequence ATGGCGCAGCCCACGGAGGCGCAAGCACAGCGTGTACGCCATCGCGCGCGCCCTCGCCCTGCGTCGGCCGCAGCACCGGCAGTCGTCACGGACGCCACGCGCCAGAAGCTGGCTGGCAGTGACCCCGCGGCGCTCGAAGAGGCTCTGATGGAGCTCGTGCAGGTGGGCTCGGCCGACGCCGTGGAAGCCATCGCCAACCGCATCCGACGTGGGCTGCCGCGCGCGCTCGTGGTGCCCTTCGTGGAGACACTCGGCGTGCTGCACCACGCGAGCGCGGGCCCGGTGCTGATCGAGGTAGGCGTGGCACACCGCCACCCGGACGTGCGCGTGGCCGCCATCCGCGCGCTCCAGGCTTGTAGGCCCGCGGGCGCAGCAGACGCCGTGCGCGGGCGCCTCGGTGACCCTGCACCCATGGTGCGCGCCGCTGCGGCCGTGGCGCTGGGTGCGCTCCGTGATCGCGACGCCGTCGACCCGCTCTTTCGCGCGCTCGACCGCCAGCTGTACGAGGCGGCGCCGGCCCTGGCCAGCATCGTCCAAGACACCGAGATCCCCCGGCTGACCGGCTACCTCGGGCGCCTGCCCTTCGACGTCATGTCCCCGGCACTCACCGAGATCCTGGCGCGCGAAGACGTCTCCGAGCGCCGCAAGCTGGACCTCATCGCGCAGCTGCAGGAGCTGGGCACCAGCGAGGTGAAGTACTTCCTCGAGCAGCTCGCGGACTCCATCCCTGCCACCGGCCGCGACGCCCGCGTTCGGCAGGCCGCCCTCGACGCCTCACTCCGGATCGTGGACTAG